The following proteins are encoded in a genomic region of Bernardetia sp. MNP-M8:
- the pafA gene encoding alkaline phosphatase PafA produces the protein MSFIKKTTAIICCIFTVVTFTNNVFSQTETQTQPKTDTNSNQHPIDSRPKLVIGIVVDQMRYDYLYRFYNQYSENGFKRLLNDGFSCENTHYNYTPTNTAPGHASIFTGTTPTNHGIINNNWYSRAENRIFYCTEDKNVQGLGTGNPEDKNGKMSPRNLKTSTITDELRLATNQKAKVIGISIKDRSAILPAGHIPNGAYWHDASSGKMISSTYYFDKLPEWVNDFNDKKLPDTYIKKGWELLLPLASYTASLPDENNYEAMPTKDKKATFPYFIDKYDGAKKYRQFPYTALANSFLKDFAQEAILKEELGKDKITDFLTLSFSATDYVGHRYGIYSVEVQDTYLRLDRELAAFFEFLDTTIGEGEYTLFLTADHAGAPTPSHLHDLQFDADYFEWDSMKVELNTFLEENYGKGEFVTYLSDQDVFLNRELIIQKKISLEEIQQKTRDFLLTQKGISQAITSTELSKQIQRTGFMQLVQNGFNPKLSPDVAFLFQSGYMDSYYKKGGTAHGTPYTYDTQVPLLFFGKNISKGNTHRRVEITDIAATLASLLHLQQPSGCIGNPIIEIFE, from the coding sequence ATGAGTTTTATAAAAAAAACAACAGCAATAATCTGTTGTATCTTTACAGTCGTGACATTTACAAACAATGTATTTAGTCAGACAGAAACCCAAACACAGCCTAAAACAGATACTAATAGTAACCAACATCCAATAGATTCACGTCCCAAACTTGTTATCGGAATTGTGGTAGACCAAATGCGTTATGATTATTTATATCGATTTTATAATCAATATTCTGAAAATGGTTTCAAAAGACTTCTGAATGATGGATTTTCGTGTGAAAATACACACTATAATTATACACCTACCAATACAGCCCCAGGGCATGCTTCTATTTTTACAGGAACTACTCCAACCAATCACGGAATAATAAATAATAATTGGTATAGTAGAGCTGAAAACAGAATTTTTTATTGTACAGAAGACAAGAATGTACAAGGGCTTGGAACAGGAAATCCAGAAGATAAAAATGGAAAAATGTCGCCTCGTAATCTCAAAACAAGTACAATTACGGATGAACTTCGTTTAGCAACAAACCAAAAAGCTAAAGTAATTGGTATTTCTATTAAAGATAGAAGTGCAATCTTACCAGCAGGACATATTCCAAATGGAGCATATTGGCATGATGCAAGCTCAGGAAAAATGATTAGTAGCACTTATTATTTTGATAAACTTCCTGAGTGGGTAAATGATTTTAATGATAAAAAGCTACCTGATACGTATATAAAAAAAGGTTGGGAATTACTTTTACCTTTAGCATCTTATACAGCTAGTCTTCCAGATGAGAATAACTACGAAGCAATGCCTACAAAAGATAAAAAAGCTACTTTTCCTTATTTTATAGATAAATATGATGGAGCAAAAAAATATAGACAGTTTCCTTATACTGCACTTGCAAATAGTTTTTTAAAGGATTTTGCACAAGAGGCTATTTTGAAAGAGGAACTAGGAAAAGATAAGATTACTGATTTCTTGACACTTAGTTTTTCAGCTACAGATTATGTGGGACATCGTTACGGAATTTATTCAGTAGAAGTTCAGGATACTTATTTAAGATTAGATAGAGAACTAGCTGCTTTTTTTGAGTTTTTAGATACCACTATAGGGGAGGGAGAATATACGCTTTTCTTGACAGCAGACCATGCAGGCGCACCAACACCTTCTCATTTACACGATTTACAATTTGATGCTGATTATTTTGAATGGGATTCTATGAAAGTAGAATTAAACACTTTTTTAGAAGAAAATTATGGAAAAGGTGAGTTTGTAACCTATCTAAGCGATCAAGATGTGTTTTTAAATAGAGAATTAATTATTCAAAAAAAGATTTCTTTAGAAGAGATACAACAAAAAACAAGAGATTTTTTACTTACTCAAAAAGGAATTAGCCAAGCCATAACATCAACTGAACTAAGTAAACAAATTCAGAGAACTGGATTTATGCAGCTCGTTCAAAATGGATTTAATCCTAAACTTTCACCTGATGTAGCTTTTCTTTTTCAATCAGGTTATATGGATTCTTATTATAAAAAAGGAGGTACTGCACATGGAACCCCTTATACATATGATACACAAGTTCCACTCTTATTTTTTGGTAAAAACATTAGTAAAGGAAATACTCACCGTAGAGTAGAAATTACAGATATTGCAGCCACATTAGCATCTTTACTACATCTTCAACAACCAAGTGGTTGTATCGGAAACCCAATTATAGAAATTTTTGAGTAA
- a CDS encoding LytTR family DNA-binding domain-containing protein — translation MSKKVISTYWFFIYYTLSALAVVHIGNDNTFSELLNNPSYYTDLIFSLVLSYLCGFYLYLFYKRLDATHFYKYEFSTRIKKQFLMGIFLPLILIISIEILYLIYLLEIPLHTSSVFYLELPLVFMFLLLANTAYFINFELKNRSEVLTKNLEKKLEKELENNLKIKVEQETKKLTEELTAKVETDLKTKLEEQKNKLTAYFVVNRGHEFIKIPVEEIAFFELSEKNMYLTTFESKRFHQKEKLQHFSSLLSPQNFYQLNRQIIANRKSIIGYETTTTRKLKINLSPKSLEEQFVAKANVSKFLEWYQV, via the coding sequence ATGTCCAAAAAAGTAATTTCTACATATTGGTTTTTTATTTATTATACACTTTCTGCCTTAGCTGTCGTACATATTGGTAATGATAATACTTTTTCTGAATTATTAAATAATCCTAGTTATTATACAGACCTCATATTTTCACTTGTATTAAGTTATTTATGTGGATTTTATTTATACTTATTTTATAAAAGATTAGATGCCACTCATTTTTATAAATACGAATTTTCTACTAGAATAAAAAAGCAATTTTTGATGGGAATATTTCTCCCTCTGATTTTGATTATTAGTATAGAAATTTTGTATTTAATTTATTTATTAGAAATTCCACTTCATACAAGTTCTGTATTTTATCTTGAATTACCTTTAGTTTTTATGTTCTTATTATTGGCTAATACAGCTTATTTTATCAATTTTGAATTAAAGAATAGAAGTGAAGTGTTGACCAAAAATTTAGAGAAAAAACTAGAAAAAGAATTGGAAAACAATCTTAAAATAAAGGTAGAGCAAGAAACCAAAAAACTTACAGAAGAATTAACAGCCAAAGTAGAAACAGACTTAAAGACAAAATTAGAAGAACAAAAAAATAAACTTACTGCCTATTTTGTAGTCAATCGTGGACACGAGTTTATTAAAATTCCTGTTGAAGAAATTGCTTTTTTTGAGCTTTCAGAAAAAAATATGTATCTGACTACGTTTGAAAGCAAACGCTTTCATCAAAAAGAAAAGTTACAACATTTTTCTTCGCTTCTTTCTCCTCAAAATTTCTATCAGCTCAATCGTCAAATTATTGCAAACCGAAAAAGTATTATTGGCTACGAAACTACTACTACTCGCAAACTCAAAATTAATCTTTCTCCAAAAAGTTTGGAAGAGCAGTTTGTAGCCAAAGCAAATGTTTCTAAGTTTTTGGAATGGTATCAAGTTTAG
- a CDS encoding serine hydrolase domain-containing protein, whose product MFNQKINLVFPLLFFIVIFSSCKKSEELSENFYTCSPISNDSSQQNQNHQKYEEFMQQLVSKGIPSVSMTIYKETDGLWSGANGKADIFNDINLQSCHQTRVGSTVKMFTAVTVLKLVEEGKLNLDDKIADYVSESVISKLENADKATIRQLRNHSSGIYNYIQSLKFQTASLNDFEKTWQPEELLDYAYGQSAYFEVGEDVYYSNTNYILLGMLITEIENKPFYEVFEEKIFIPLNLKYTAFAAKNPVPKGLVRGYIDMYSNFNLTESTYKSGWDYFTADGGLLSNSHDLVIFFKALMNEEIINQNSLAEMLTVFEPKERDENFFPISYGLGIFKVETHKGTAYLHSGDAVGYYANMIYFPKDKTIISYAVNGNYGSLDQYISTKEAMTTFIDLVK is encoded by the coding sequence ATGTTCAATCAAAAAATCAATTTAGTATTTCCTCTTCTCTTTTTCATTGTTATTTTTTCTTCTTGTAAAAAAAGCGAAGAATTAAGTGAAAATTTTTATACCTGTTCGCCCATCTCAAATGATAGCAGCCAACAAAACCAAAATCATCAAAAATATGAAGAATTTATGCAGCAGTTAGTCTCCAAAGGAATTCCTAGCGTTTCGATGACAATTTATAAAGAAACAGACGGACTTTGGAGTGGTGCAAATGGAAAGGCAGATATTTTTAATGACATCAATTTACAATCTTGCCACCAAACTAGAGTAGGTTCGACTGTAAAAATGTTTACTGCCGTTACGGTTTTGAAACTTGTAGAAGAAGGAAAACTAAATTTAGATGATAAAATTGCTGATTATGTTTCGGAAAGTGTTATTTCTAAATTAGAAAACGCTGATAAGGCAACCATTAGACAACTTCGGAATCATTCAAGTGGAATTTATAATTATATTCAAAGTCTAAAATTTCAAACGGCTTCTCTAAATGATTTTGAAAAAACGTGGCAGCCTGAAGAATTGCTAGATTATGCGTATGGTCAAAGTGCCTATTTCGAAGTAGGGGAAGATGTGTATTATTCCAATACAAATTATATTTTGCTAGGAATGCTAATTACAGAAATTGAAAACAAGCCATTCTATGAAGTCTTTGAAGAAAAGATTTTTATCCCTTTAAACTTAAAATATACAGCGTTTGCTGCTAAAAACCCTGTTCCTAAAGGATTGGTAAGAGGTTATATAGATATGTATTCAAACTTTAATCTGACAGAAAGCACTTATAAAAGTGGTTGGGATTATTTTACTGCTGATGGTGGTCTATTATCCAACTCTCACGATTTAGTTATTTTTTTTAAGGCTTTAATGAATGAGGAAATTATCAATCAAAATAGTCTAGCTGAAATGCTGACTGTATTTGAACCCAAAGAAAGAGATGAAAACTTTTTTCCTATTTCTTATGGTTTAGGAATTTTTAAAGTCGAAACGCACAAGGGAACGGCTTATTTGCATAGTGGAGATGCCGTTGGATATTATGCTAATATGATTTATTTTCCAAAAGATAAAACGATTATTAGCTATGCTGTCAATGGAAATTATGGAAGTTTAGACCAATATATTTCTACAAAAGAAGCAATGACTACCTTTATTGATTTAGTAAAATAA
- a CDS encoding helix-turn-helix transcriptional regulator, whose amino-acid sequence MNQYFNFSVARKELNLSQEEMAEEIGISRVTIGNTERGKNLSHQYLNHLEKKGYSKEWLLGESDVKKTLNNDFTKNDKEFIILELREENKELKKENKSLRQELYDLKDKFMAFQGFVMLHAHKFKQDELQSLSNSLGKDKTLLEHGFVAVKKNGYKSSNVLFEN is encoded by the coding sequence ATGAATCAATACTTTAACTTTTCGGTAGCTCGAAAAGAATTAAATCTAAGTCAAGAAGAAATGGCTGAAGAGATTGGAATAAGTAGAGTTACCATTGGTAATACAGAAAGAGGAAAGAATTTAAGTCATCAATACCTCAATCATTTGGAGAAAAAAGGTTATTCAAAAGAATGGTTATTAGGAGAATCAGATGTCAAAAAAACCTTAAATAATGATTTTACAAAAAATGATAAAGAATTTATCATTTTAGAATTAAGAGAGGAAAATAAAGAACTCAAGAAAGAAAATAAAAGTCTTCGTCAAGAGCTATATGACCTAAAAGATAAGTTTATGGCATTTCAAGGTTTTGTAATGCTTCATGCTCATAAATTCAAACAAGATGAATTACAGAGTTTAAGTAACAGTTTGGGAAAGGATAAGACGTTATTAGAACATGGGTTTGTAGCTGTCAAAAAAAATGGTTACAAATCTAGTAACGTCTTATTTGAGAATTAA
- the tssD gene encoding type VI secretion system tube protein TssD, protein MSLIAKMYIEDKEINILDFKFRFHRAVDEHGKPMGKPNGTVFEIIFETTSDQSFMQWSIATDMTKHVKIVVSPVTAASKSRIIELYDVHCVHFKNNFNAQNGEPMTTLIHLTPAIMIDDGYKVLDHYWKKTDLSANAPITVLNNDDEEGKVIDYYLVGSEGTRIEDIGEEKEIYLVLETEGMTGKKITINLSSKSHDFEYQGKRLENDILRDYQIQGEQDKIKLKVRPSNQ, encoded by the coding sequence ATGAGCTTAATAGCCAAAATGTATATAGAAGACAAGGAAATCAATATCCTTGACTTCAAATTCCGTTTTCACAGAGCTGTTGATGAACACGGCAAACCCATGGGAAAACCTAATGGAACTGTTTTTGAAATTATCTTCGAAACTACTTCAGACCAAAGTTTTATGCAATGGTCAATTGCTACGGATATGACAAAACATGTCAAAATTGTAGTTTCTCCTGTTACAGCAGCAAGTAAAAGTAGAATCATAGAACTCTATGATGTACATTGTGTCCATTTCAAAAATAACTTCAATGCTCAAAACGGAGAACCAATGACAACACTTATTCATCTCACTCCTGCGATTATGATAGATGATGGATATAAAGTCTTAGACCATTATTGGAAGAAAACCGATTTGAGTGCAAATGCTCCTATTACTGTTTTAAATAATGATGATGAGGAAGGGAAAGTAATAGATTATTATTTGGTTGGCTCAGAGGGAACACGTATTGAAGATATAGGTGAAGAAAAAGAGATTTATCTTGTCTTAGAAACAGAAGGAATGACTGGAAAGAAAATAACAATTAATCTTTCTAGTAAATCACACGATTTTGAATATCAAGGAAAACGTTTGGAAAACGATATTCTAAGAGACTATCAAATTCAGGGAGAACAAGACAAAATCAAACTTAAAGTTCGTCCATCTAACCAATAA
- a CDS encoding type I restriction endonuclease: MTKFNEDSRVKIPSILHLCRLGYEYVSLKNAVWDINTNIFTDIFKEAICKINPELDTDQAERLLVDTSLLLDNEDLGRAFYEKLISDSGTKLIDFENFENNSFHVVTELPYKNGDEEFRPDIILLVNGMPLVFIEVKKPNNRDGVIAERERINKRFQNKKFRKFVNITQMMVFSNNMEYNNEEVEPLKGAFYASPSYHQPIFNYFREEHNLDLSKLLADENDDLENFVLKDNNLTVVKNSPEFLTNKNPNTPTNRVSTSLFSKDRLAFMLKYAIAYVDESKGIEKHIMRYPQIFATKAIENKLENGIRKGIIWHTQGSGKTALAYYNVRYLTDYFQNKKVIPKFYFIVDRIDLLVQAKREFTARGLIVHIVNSKNDFTKSIKTTTALHNHSGRAEITVVNIQKFSDEANVVETKDYDIKIQRIYFLDEVHRSYNPKGSFLANLTQSDPNSIKIGLTGTPLITKDYYSKDLFGDYIHKYYYNASIADGYTLRLIREEIASDYKVVLQDALEKIKVLKGDIEKKKVFSHPNFVEPMLDYIVNDFEKSRLTFTDASIGGMVVCDSSEQAKAMFEIFNQKYANGNKGQDEQTKRHETYRVKTAALILHDIGTKEERKDLVEEFKEGKIDFLFVYNMLLTGFDAKRLKKLYIGRVIKRHNLLQALTRVNRTYKNFKYGFVVDFADIKAEFDATNKAYFDELQAELGDEMEFYSDLFKSKEDIEQEIAEIKDILFHFNTTNAELFSQQITQIQDREQVLQIRKALGNAKSLYNLIRLFGHYDLLDKIDFKKLGQLYREVDNHIALLNTQEALKNNIDNTNLLNVALEDVLFHFTKISEEELVLADQLKDILRKTRETLANNFDKKDPEFVSLYEELKRLFDKKNLDEVTQDEMRQNIGALSKIYDKIKELNRQNNLLKDKYNSDPKYARIHKRLVEKGSLNAKESQIFEALINVKNDADVHVLQNTRLLENESYFSTEMMRLVIDQFKNKNKINLNPDSTKYINNLVVNEYINEFYGRI, translated from the coding sequence ATGACAAAATTTAACGAAGATTCAAGAGTAAAAATACCTTCTATTTTGCATTTATGCAGACTAGGTTATGAGTATGTTTCACTAAAAAATGCTGTTTGGGACATTAATACAAATATTTTCACAGACATATTTAAAGAAGCTATTTGTAAAATAAATCCTGAACTTGATACAGACCAAGCAGAAAGACTTTTAGTTGATACTTCTCTCCTACTTGATAATGAAGATTTGGGAAGAGCTTTTTATGAAAAACTTATTAGTGATTCAGGAACAAAATTAATTGATTTTGAAAATTTTGAAAATAATTCATTCCATGTTGTGACTGAATTACCTTATAAAAATGGGGATGAAGAGTTTAGACCTGATATTATTCTTTTAGTCAATGGAATGCCTTTAGTATTTATTGAGGTAAAAAAACCAAATAATCGTGATGGAGTTATTGCTGAACGAGAACGTATTAATAAACGCTTTCAGAATAAGAAATTCAGAAAGTTTGTAAATATTACTCAAATGATGGTTTTCTCCAATAATATGGAGTATAACAATGAAGAAGTTGAACCATTGAAAGGTGCTTTTTATGCATCTCCGTCTTATCATCAGCCCATTTTTAATTATTTCCGAGAAGAGCATAATTTAGACTTATCAAAGTTATTAGCAGATGAAAACGATGACCTTGAAAACTTTGTCTTGAAAGATAATAATCTTACTGTAGTCAAAAATTCTCCTGAGTTTTTAACTAATAAGAACCCCAATACACCAACAAATCGTGTATCTACTTCTCTATTCAGTAAAGACAGACTAGCATTTATGCTTAAATATGCGATTGCTTATGTGGACGAAAGTAAAGGAATTGAGAAACACATTATGCGTTACCCTCAAATTTTTGCTACTAAAGCTATTGAAAATAAACTAGAGAATGGAATTAGAAAAGGTATTATTTGGCATACACAAGGAAGTGGAAAAACAGCTTTAGCATATTATAATGTACGCTATCTAACAGATTATTTTCAAAATAAAAAGGTAATCCCTAAATTCTATTTTATTGTCGACCGTATAGATTTATTAGTACAAGCCAAAAGAGAATTTACAGCTAGAGGGCTTATAGTACATATTGTAAATTCAAAAAATGATTTTACAAAGTCTATCAAAACTACTACTGCTCTTCACAATCATTCAGGCAGAGCCGAAATAACAGTCGTAAACATCCAAAAATTTAGTGATGAAGCCAATGTAGTCGAAACAAAAGACTATGATATTAAGATACAACGTATTTACTTTTTGGATGAAGTACACAGAAGCTACAATCCAAAAGGTAGTTTTTTAGCAAACCTAACACAATCTGACCCCAACTCTATTAAGATTGGACTAACAGGAACGCCACTCATTACTAAAGATTACTACTCTAAAGATTTATTTGGCGATTATATCCATAAATATTATTACAATGCTTCTATTGCTGATGGATATACTTTGCGATTAATTCGTGAAGAGATAGCCAGCGATTATAAAGTGGTACTTCAAGATGCTTTAGAAAAAATTAAGGTACTTAAAGGCGATATAGAGAAGAAAAAAGTGTTTTCTCATCCAAACTTTGTAGAGCCTATGCTTGATTATATTGTCAATGATTTTGAAAAAAGTCGATTGACATTTACTGATGCTTCTATTGGAGGTATGGTAGTTTGCGATAGTTCGGAGCAAGCAAAAGCCATGTTTGAAATTTTTAATCAAAAATATGCTAATGGCAACAAAGGACAAGATGAGCAGACCAAGCGACATGAAACTTACAGAGTGAAAACAGCAGCTCTTATTTTACATGATATAGGCACGAAAGAAGAGCGAAAAGATTTGGTAGAAGAGTTTAAAGAAGGAAAAATAGACTTTCTCTTTGTGTATAATATGCTTTTGACTGGATTTGATGCCAAACGATTAAAAAAGCTATACATTGGGCGAGTTATTAAGCGTCATAACCTACTACAAGCTCTTACAAGGGTAAATCGTACCTACAAAAATTTCAAATATGGTTTTGTAGTAGATTTCGCAGACATAAAAGCAGAGTTTGATGCAACCAACAAAGCCTATTTTGATGAGCTACAAGCCGAACTAGGCGACGAAATGGAGTTTTACTCTGATTTATTCAAGTCAAAAGAAGATATTGAACAAGAAATAGCAGAGATAAAAGATATTTTATTCCATTTTAATACTACCAATGCTGAATTATTCTCGCAACAAATTACTCAAATTCAAGACCGAGAACAAGTATTACAAATCAGAAAAGCGTTAGGTAATGCTAAGAGTTTATACAATCTAATACGCTTGTTTGGGCATTATGATTTGCTTGATAAGATTGATTTTAAGAAATTAGGACAACTTTACAGAGAAGTAGATAATCATATAGCTTTATTAAATACACAGGAAGCCTTAAAAAATAATATTGACAATACTAACTTGCTCAATGTTGCTTTAGAAGATGTATTGTTTCATTTTACCAAAATATCAGAAGAGGAGCTGGTTTTAGCAGACCAACTCAAAGATATTCTAAGAAAAACTAGAGAAACTTTAGCAAATAATTTCGACAAAAAAGACCCAGAATTTGTTTCTTTGTATGAAGAATTGAAACGTCTTTTCGATAAGAAAAACCTTGATGAAGTTACGCAAGACGAAATGCGACAAAACATTGGCGCACTTTCTAAGATTTATGATAAAATCAAAGAACTAAATCGACAAAACAACTTACTAAAAGATAAATACAATAGCGACCCTAAATATGCTCGCATTCATAAAAGGTTGGTAGAAAAAGGGAGCTTAAATGCAAAAGAAAGCCAAATTTTTGAAGCTCTGATAAACGTAAAGAATGATGCTGATGTACATGTACTGCAAAATACACGTTTATTGGAAAATGAAAGCTACTTTAGTACCGAAATGATGCGATTGGTAATTGACCAATTCAAAAATAAAAATAAAATTAATTTGAATCCAGACTCTACCAAGTATATCAATAACTTGGTTGTGAATGAATACATTAACGAATTCTACGGAAGAATATGA
- a CDS encoding class I SAM-dependent DNA methyltransferase, with amino-acid sequence MTDLDFKEKTTNLIDSLKSISANYGLGNDGNEFKIITQIFLYKFLNDKFAFELKKLDPKLQEANNWEETLKSYSEDEYEMLVMQLRADVAKLKPEHFISELFSRQNESDFAKLLDDTLLDIAISNNDIFSVKTDGGAKVVLFERITQYISDSGKRDDFAKAIINKLVGVNFEHIFNQKFDFYATIFEYLIKDYNTNSGGKYAEYFTPHAVAKIMAAILVNEPDQNVTVYDPSAGSGTLLMNIAHAIGESKCTIYSQDISQKSSSLLRLNLVLNDLVHSIQNIIQGNTISHPYHKDKGGNLEKFDYIVSNPPFKLDFSDYRDDLDSKENNERFFAGIPKIRKKEKDKMAIYTLFLQHIMYSLSKKGKAAIVVPTGFITAQSGIDKKIREKMVESKMLAGVVRMPSNIFATTGTNVSIIFLDKSNNDKVVLIDASNLGETIKEGKNQKTVLTSYEEQQIIDTFNQKKVVDNFSVVVSYDEIKQKNYSLSAGQYFEIKIEYVDITTEEFEAKMKGFENNLSKLFSEGKELELEIMNNLNRLSYES; translated from the coding sequence ATGACCGACTTAGATTTTAAAGAAAAAACAACAAATCTCATTGATAGCCTAAAAAGCATTAGTGCTAATTATGGTTTAGGAAATGATGGCAATGAGTTTAAAATTATTACGCAAATCTTTTTATATAAGTTTTTGAATGATAAGTTTGCTTTTGAGCTAAAAAAGCTTGACCCAAAATTACAAGAAGCTAATAATTGGGAAGAGACATTAAAATCCTATTCAGAAGATGAGTATGAAATGTTGGTAATGCAGTTGAGAGCTGATGTAGCCAAGCTGAAACCAGAACATTTTATATCTGAACTATTTAGCCGACAAAATGAAAGCGATTTTGCTAAACTTCTTGATGATACCTTATTAGATATTGCTATTAGTAATAATGATATTTTTTCAGTAAAAACTGATGGAGGAGCTAAGGTAGTGCTTTTTGAGCGTATTACCCAATATATTAGTGATAGTGGTAAGCGTGATGATTTTGCGAAGGCTATCATCAATAAATTAGTAGGTGTGAACTTTGAGCATATCTTTAATCAGAAGTTCGACTTCTATGCTACTATTTTTGAGTATCTAATCAAAGACTACAATACCAATAGTGGAGGGAAATATGCCGAGTATTTTACGCCTCATGCAGTAGCCAAAATTATGGCTGCTATTTTGGTAAATGAACCTGACCAAAACGTAACAGTATATGACCCTTCGGCTGGTTCAGGTACGCTCTTGATGAATATTGCTCACGCCATAGGAGAAAGTAAATGTACCATATATTCACAAGATATAAGTCAAAAATCATCAAGTCTTTTGCGCTTGAATCTAGTTCTAAATGACTTAGTACATTCTATTCAGAATATTATACAAGGTAATACCATTTCTCATCCTTACCATAAAGATAAGGGGGGTAACCTAGAAAAGTTTGACTATATCGTTTCTAATCCACCTTTCAAACTTGATTTCTCGGATTATAGAGATGATTTAGATAGTAAGGAGAATAACGAACGCTTTTTTGCTGGCATTCCTAAAATACGAAAAAAGGAAAAAGATAAAATGGCTATTTACACGTTATTTCTGCAACATATCATGTATTCTTTGAGTAAAAAAGGAAAAGCAGCTATTGTAGTACCTACAGGCTTTATTACTGCACAGAGTGGTATCGATAAAAAAATTCGTGAGAAGATGGTAGAAAGCAAAATGTTAGCAGGGGTAGTACGTATGCCAAGCAATATTTTTGCGACTACTGGTACAAATGTAAGTATCATTTTTTTAGATAAAAGTAATAATGATAAAGTTGTTTTGATAGATGCTTCTAATTTGGGTGAAACCATTAAAGAAGGTAAAAATCAAAAAACTGTACTCACTTCTTATGAAGAACAGCAAATTATTGACACCTTCAATCAGAAAAAAGTAGTGGATAATTTCTCAGTTGTGGTAAGCTATGACGAAATCAAACAAAAAAACTACTCCCTAAGTGCTGGACAGTATTTTGAGATAAAAATTGAATATGTGGATATCACAACAGAAGAGTTTGAAGCTAAAATGAAAGGTTTTGAAAATAACTTAAGTAAACTCTTTTCTGAGGGTAAAGAATTAGAATTGGAAATTATGAATAATTTAAATCGTTTGAGTTATGAGAGTTAA